GTTGACACCTGCGTCTTGATTTCGGCCTTTAATCCTCAAGCGAGTGAACGCCCCGTTATACTTCAGGCACTGAGGCTGTTACACGACGCGGGCGAGCGCTTCGTCGTCACTTCGCAGAACATTGCCGAGTTCTGGAATGTGAGCACACGTCCGATCGATCGAAATGGGCGCGGGCTGAATATCGAGCAAGTCCGACGCATGGTGAATGTTATAAGTCGGGTGAGCCGGCTGGAATTCGAGTCGCCAAAGTCGTTTGGCATTTGGCGAG
This genomic window from Pirellulales bacterium contains:
- a CDS encoding type II toxin-antitoxin system VapC family toxin; translated protein: MAVLVDTCVLISAFNPQASERPVILQALRLLHDAGERFVVTSQNIAEFWNVSTRPIDRNGRGLNIEQVRRMVNVISRVSRLEFESPKSFGIWRGLVERHSVQGISVHDARLVAVMLAGGVSKILTRNESDFRRYLPDGIEILTPQTVIHTPS